A window of the Fibrobacter sp. UWB2 genome harbors these coding sequences:
- a CDS encoding DUF3536 domain-containing protein, translated as MTEKTPLYFTIHGHFYQPPRENPWTGVIENQPSARPFHDWNERIASECYSPNSASRILNSKGKIVDIVNNYDFMSFNIGPTLMGWIRTNTPDTYKRIQDADKRSQERMNGHGNAIAQVYNHIIMPLASTQDKRTQIRWGIEDFKFHFGRMPEAMWLAETAINFETVVELIKAGIKYTILSPTQADKFRKFGDKKWTDCSNTNIDTTRPYRIYPRDKEGNLVCDGYLDVFFYNPWLSSAVGFEHLLRDAGTFGHRIESAWDANRNDPQLVSIGTDGESYGHHEPFGDMCAAWLYNKFAPQNNMVPVNYGWFLEKFPPKHEVELKNFYGEGCAWSCAHGVGRWYRDCGCSTGGGADWNQKWRGPLRDAFNHLKEVADNIFVREFEKISKIDPWEARNNYIQVIVAPEDESRKEQYLKDTLKDYEKQEDRAKAIRLLEIQKFCLFSFTSCGWFFNDIEGLEPVQNMRYALRAMQLLKPFLPMGDNLKSEILYILARATSNEHKWNGAEVFTKYAEENVPSVIKQMAERAAIYHLELEEDYLNKDSRITATKIASRRRQTLVRTSYEDNDLGESCVTTNLVVTDQLSRVNIVVAMGEEKESGLTFVENTNMTTEQLHELYPTAYVVRMSNLASDSLKRINQLSTQMHLENITKSFSGFALNHGISIDSLADPDHTLPDTMRKILTVEINARIHHAALQLLNEHNKANIEEIHELITEATALNTHFSFGGLGHMFFHKLTLLIDEVAKKFNEETLNYITDLITVADWLKIFINKTSLENHVFGIYKQYKAEPDGKFAALKPMFQWLNFEVV; from the coding sequence ATGACCGAAAAGACCCCCCTTTACTTTACTATTCACGGACATTTTTATCAGCCCCCTCGCGAAAATCCTTGGACTGGTGTTATCGAGAACCAGCCAAGCGCACGTCCGTTCCACGACTGGAACGAACGCATTGCAAGCGAGTGCTATAGCCCGAACTCCGCAAGCCGTATTTTAAATTCTAAAGGCAAAATTGTCGACATCGTAAACAACTACGATTTCATGAGCTTCAACATCGGCCCGACTCTCATGGGCTGGATCCGTACCAACACGCCCGACACCTACAAACGCATTCAGGACGCCGACAAGCGCAGCCAGGAACGCATGAACGGGCACGGCAATGCGATTGCACAAGTTTACAACCACATCATCATGCCGCTCGCAAGCACGCAAGACAAGCGTACACAAATTCGCTGGGGCATTGAAGATTTCAAGTTCCATTTCGGTCGCATGCCCGAAGCCATGTGGCTTGCCGAAACCGCCATCAACTTTGAAACAGTTGTCGAGCTCATCAAGGCAGGCATCAAGTACACGATTCTCTCGCCCACGCAGGCTGACAAGTTCCGCAAGTTTGGCGACAAGAAGTGGACCGATTGCAGCAACACGAATATCGATACCACGCGCCCGTACCGCATTTACCCGCGCGACAAGGAAGGCAACCTCGTCTGTGACGGTTACCTCGACGTGTTCTTCTACAACCCGTGGCTTTCGAGCGCCGTCGGCTTTGAACATTTACTCCGCGATGCAGGCACTTTCGGCCACCGCATTGAAAGCGCCTGGGACGCCAACCGTAACGATCCCCAGCTCGTAAGCATTGGCACTGACGGAGAATCCTACGGCCACCATGAACCGTTTGGCGACATGTGCGCCGCATGGCTCTACAACAAGTTCGCCCCGCAGAACAACATGGTTCCGGTGAACTACGGTTGGTTCCTCGAAAAGTTCCCGCCCAAGCACGAAGTCGAACTCAAGAACTTCTACGGTGAAGGCTGCGCCTGGAGCTGCGCTCATGGCGTAGGCCGCTGGTACAGAGACTGCGGTTGCTCCACCGGCGGTGGCGCCGACTGGAACCAAAAATGGAGAGGCCCGCTCCGCGATGCCTTTAACCATCTCAAGGAAGTCGCCGACAACATCTTCGTTCGCGAATTCGAAAAGATTTCGAAGATTGATCCATGGGAAGCACGTAACAACTACATCCAGGTGATTGTAGCCCCCGAAGACGAATCCCGCAAGGAACAGTACCTCAAGGATACGCTCAAGGATTACGAAAAGCAAGAAGACCGCGCTAAGGCCATTCGACTTCTCGAAATCCAGAAGTTCTGCCTGTTCAGCTTCACGAGCTGCGGCTGGTTCTTCAACGATATCGAAGGGCTCGAACCGGTGCAGAACATGCGTTACGCTCTCCGCGCGATGCAGCTTTTAAAGCCGTTCCTCCCGATGGGCGACAATCTCAAGAGCGAAATTCTGTACATTCTCGCTCGCGCCACGAGTAACGAACACAAGTGGAACGGCGCTGAAGTATTCACAAAGTACGCCGAAGAAAACGTCCCGTCCGTCATCAAGCAGATGGCAGAACGTGCCGCGATTTACCACCTCGAACTTGAAGAAGACTACCTCAACAAGGATTCCCGCATCACGGCAACAAAGATTGCGTCCCGCCGTCGCCAGACGCTTGTGCGCACATCTTATGAAGACAACGATCTCGGAGAATCTTGCGTGACCACGAACTTGGTCGTCACGGACCAGCTCAGCCGCGTAAACATCGTCGTTGCCATGGGCGAAGAAAAGGAAAGCGGTCTCACGTTTGTTGAAAATACGAACATGACGACGGAACAGCTCCACGAGCTCTATCCGACAGCATACGTTGTCCGCATGAGCAATCTCGCGAGCGATTCTCTGAAGCGCATCAACCAGCTTTCGACGCAGATGCACCTCGAAAACATCACAAAGTCGTTCTCCGGCTTTGCGCTGAACCATGGCATTTCCATCGACAGCCTTGCCGACCCGGACCACACCTTGCCGGACACAATGAGAAAGATCCTCACTGTGGAAATCAACGCCCGAATTCACCATGCCGCATTGCAGTTGCTGAACGAGCACAACAAGGCGAACATCGAAGAAATTCACGAACTCATCACCGAAGCAACAGCGCTCAACACGCACTTTAGCTTTGGCGGGCTTGGCCACATGTTCTTCCATAAGCTCACGCTCCTCATCGACGAAGTAGCAAAGAAGTTCAACGAAGAAACCCTCAACTACATCACCGACCTCATCACGGTCGCCGATTGGCTGAAGATTTTCATCAACAAGACTTCTCTTGAAAACCACGTCTTTGGCATCTACAAGCAATACAAGGCAGAACCAGACGGAAAGTTTGCGGCCCTCAAGCCGATGTTCCAATGGCTGAACTTTGAGGTGGTTTAA
- a CDS encoding glycosyl hydrolase codes for MGCKLFAGARSAMAFATAIAATSAYAAPTTYEAEDLSGATVAEDADFSGGKYAKPADASGITFTVKVEETAVYDITTKVLIKQFDWITSKITVNGVDVGSMLTTPRNCDSSYVVSASAKMKVGENKITVGNQAIGVDYITVERHPDPEYKIGTAPVTPNASESARKVFSFLRENFTKATLSGMMISDQNFNYDYGNMRLIPPGGCTPADSCKYTDAEVSWKGQTDIAEFYKRSGHYPAIGGFDMLFAAGGHSDEGWFRGYSENNLLMAEELWKLGGIPTFTWHWKVGEDTVFYTKDTYPMNGYRSSGCANGAKGSSESNTCFNYTKAFKDSTCKEINTASQEYKDIVNDIDKVSALFKQLQEKDVAVIWRPLHEASGGWFWWGVGSGDCYKQLYRLVFDRMVKTNGLNNLIWVWNINTDPQFGYDYSALNASWYPGDEYVDIVAVDIYDPLNDHNSGANYYNKIVSDVGTNKMIALSENGAIPDIDSIAEDKANWSYWMTWSQTWSGNFLEKTTTEMWKKNLDDKRIIALDDMPGWGNVTVNNPIINIFTQRANNVKLAINGKSLSLSTNQNGRATVTVFDLTGHRVATLLQGQISAGTHSLSLQSLAAGNYIVKASVGHHNTMQVLRLK; via the coding sequence ATGGGATGTAAATTATTCGCGGGCGCACGCTCCGCAATGGCTTTTGCCACAGCAATCGCGGCTACATCAGCTTATGCCGCACCGACAACTTACGAAGCCGAAGATTTGAGCGGCGCAACCGTTGCCGAAGACGCAGACTTCTCCGGAGGCAAATACGCTAAGCCCGCCGACGCTAGCGGCATTACGTTTACGGTCAAAGTCGAAGAGACCGCCGTTTACGATATTACCACAAAAGTTCTCATCAAGCAATTCGACTGGATTACCTCTAAAATCACAGTCAACGGTGTCGATGTAGGTTCCATGCTCACGACTCCGCGTAATTGCGATTCGAGCTATGTCGTGTCCGCATCGGCAAAAATGAAGGTTGGTGAAAACAAGATTACGGTCGGAAACCAAGCCATCGGCGTGGACTACATCACCGTTGAACGCCACCCCGATCCGGAATACAAAATCGGTACCGCACCTGTCACGCCCAACGCTTCGGAATCTGCACGCAAGGTATTCTCGTTCTTGCGCGAAAACTTTACGAAAGCAACGCTTAGCGGCATGATGATTAGCGACCAGAATTTCAACTACGATTACGGCAACATGCGACTCATTCCGCCAGGAGGCTGCACACCTGCCGATTCCTGCAAGTACACCGACGCAGAAGTCTCGTGGAAAGGCCAGACGGATATTGCCGAATTCTACAAGCGCTCTGGGCACTACCCCGCCATTGGCGGTTTCGACATGCTCTTTGCCGCCGGCGGACATTCCGATGAAGGCTGGTTCAGAGGTTACTCCGAAAACAACCTCCTGATGGCAGAAGAACTCTGGAAGTTGGGAGGCATCCCGACATTCACATGGCATTGGAAAGTCGGCGAAGATACCGTATTCTACACCAAAGACACCTACCCCATGAATGGCTACCGCAGCAGTGGCTGTGCCAATGGCGCAAAGGGTTCTAGCGAAAGCAACACGTGCTTCAACTACACCAAGGCATTCAAGGATTCCACCTGCAAGGAAATCAACACCGCCTCGCAGGAATACAAGGACATCGTAAACGACATCGATAAAGTTTCTGCACTGTTCAAGCAATTGCAAGAGAAAGACGTTGCCGTTATCTGGCGCCCGCTTCACGAAGCAAGCGGTGGTTGGTTCTGGTGGGGCGTGGGCAGTGGAGACTGTTACAAACAACTTTATCGTCTCGTCTTTGACCGCATGGTAAAAACAAACGGTCTCAACAACTTGATTTGGGTATGGAACATCAATACGGACCCGCAATTTGGTTACGATTACTCCGCCCTCAATGCAAGCTGGTACCCCGGCGATGAATACGTGGACATCGTCGCAGTTGACATTTACGATCCGCTCAACGACCATAATTCCGGAGCAAACTACTACAACAAAATCGTAAGCGATGTGGGCACGAACAAGATGATTGCCTTGAGCGAAAACGGAGCCATTCCGGACATCGATAGCATCGCCGAAGACAAAGCTAATTGGAGCTATTGGATGACATGGAGCCAAACCTGGAGCGGAAACTTCTTGGAAAAGACGACCACAGAAATGTGGAAGAAGAATCTCGATGATAAGCGCATCATCGCTCTTGATGACATGCCTGGCTGGGGAAATGTCACCGTCAACAACCCCATCATCAACATATTCACGCAAAGAGCAAACAACGTAAAACTTGCCATAAACGGGAAGTCGCTTTCGCTCTCCACAAATCAAAACGGCCGCGCCACCGTTACCGTTTTTGACCTGACCGGACACCGCGTTGCAACACTTTTGCAAGGTCAAATTTCGGCAGGAACGCATAGCTTAAGCCTCCAATCGCTCGCCGCCGGCAACTACATAGTCAAGGCAAGTGTCGGACATCACAATACCATGCAGGTTTTGCGCTTAAAATAG
- a CDS encoding glycosyl hydrolase — MFMKHFNYTNFVATATVAALAGTAFAATPIRLEAEDAVLADDHKVVVTEDAKASGGKYVQMKEGNLEFKVTVPATGYYTLWATYQLPTASGNKIQNLTVNDVSAGQISFGTSDDFKTIKGAGKIKLTTGENKIGIVHSWGWVNIDYIELTEYEASPWSLSPTPVTPEPTESAQKLYNFLLNNFGKHVISGVMTERPFENNGQYTPQNYETQTELSYINQASGKNVVLVGFDFLHASGKNSDQQWYQGYTHASLEMAKTVWKAGGIPQFNWHWKDPTLEVEAFYTESSGNTPFAEFSINKAYDESTGKWKTSSDEYKAIVRDMEMIADSLLTLQKEGVAVLWRPLHEASGKWFWWGTDGAKPCVALYKLMFDIFVNQKGLHNLIWVWTTDEASNALDWYPGDEYVDVVGRDYYYYPRESNHSSLVGSFETVKEMFGGRKIVTLSENGSVPYPDEMKADGANWSWFMPWYGDYAMEGWANDNTKESWKIVMNNEYTLTLEDMPGWDKYEIVTPPTTGIKNTLRSQKGIASLSVIGKNLQINVPSANAKVAIFDMQGNQVMSRAINGAASINLNEIAAGQYLVKVQGNGFNQNGKILIK, encoded by the coding sequence ATGTTTATGAAACACTTTAACTACACAAATTTTGTCGCTACGGCAACTGTCGCTGCACTCGCAGGCACTGCTTTTGCAGCCACCCCCATCCGTTTAGAAGCCGAAGACGCCGTCCTCGCCGATGACCACAAAGTCGTCGTTACCGAAGACGCTAAGGCTTCTGGTGGCAAGTACGTCCAGATGAAAGAAGGCAACCTGGAATTCAAAGTGACTGTACCCGCCACGGGTTATTACACACTTTGGGCCACATACCAGTTGCCAACAGCTTCCGGAAACAAAATCCAGAACTTGACCGTCAACGATGTTTCTGCCGGACAGATTTCTTTCGGCACATCTGATGATTTCAAGACCATCAAGGGCGCAGGCAAAATCAAGCTCACCACAGGCGAAAACAAGATTGGCATCGTCCACAGTTGGGGCTGGGTCAACATTGACTACATTGAACTCACGGAATACGAAGCAAGCCCGTGGAGCCTCTCCCCGACTCCGGTCACGCCAGAGCCGACCGAAAGCGCACAGAAACTCTACAACTTCTTGCTCAACAATTTCGGCAAGCACGTGATTAGCGGCGTCATGACGGAACGCCCGTTCGAAAACAACGGCCAGTACACCCCGCAAAACTACGAAACGCAAACCGAACTCAGCTACATCAACCAAGCAAGCGGCAAGAACGTGGTTCTCGTGGGCTTTGACTTTTTGCACGCTTCGGGCAAGAATTCCGACCAGCAATGGTATCAAGGCTACACGCACGCCTCGCTCGAAATGGCAAAGACCGTTTGGAAAGCTGGCGGCATTCCGCAATTCAACTGGCATTGGAAAGACCCGACGCTCGAAGTCGAAGCGTTCTACACCGAATCTAGTGGCAACACTCCTTTCGCAGAATTCAGCATCAACAAGGCTTACGACGAATCCACCGGCAAATGGAAAACAAGTAGCGATGAATACAAGGCCATTGTCCGCGACATGGAAATGATCGCCGACTCGCTTTTGACTTTGCAAAAAGAAGGCGTTGCCGTTCTTTGGCGCCCGCTCCACGAAGCAAGTGGTAAGTGGTTCTGGTGGGGCACCGATGGCGCCAAGCCGTGCGTTGCTTTGTACAAGCTCATGTTCGATATTTTCGTAAACCAGAAAGGTTTGCACAACTTGATTTGGGTGTGGACCACCGACGAAGCAAGCAATGCACTCGACTGGTATCCGGGCGATGAATACGTGGACGTTGTGGGCCGCGACTACTATTACTATCCGCGCGAATCCAACCACTCTAGCCTTGTCGGTAGTTTTGAAACCGTCAAGGAAATGTTCGGTGGTAGAAAGATTGTAACGCTCAGCGAAAATGGCTCCGTGCCCTACCCTGACGAAATGAAGGCTGATGGCGCCAACTGGAGCTGGTTTATGCCGTGGTATGGCGACTACGCGATGGAAGGTTGGGCAAACGACAACACCAAGGAAAGCTGGAAAATCGTGATGAACAACGAATACACCTTGACGCTCGAAGACATGCCGGGCTGGGACAAGTACGAAATCGTCACGCCGCCGACAACAGGAATCAAGAATACGTTACGTTCGCAGAAGGGCATCGCAAGTTTGTCCGTCATCGGCAAGAATTTGCAAATTAACGTTCCAAGCGCCAACGCAAAAGTCGCGATTTTCGATATGCAGGGCAATCAGGTGATGAGCCGTGCTATCAATGGCGCAGCAAGCATCAACTTGAACGAAATCGCAGCCGGGCAATACCTTGTGAAAGTGCAAGGCAATGGATTTAACCAGAACGGAAAGATTCTGATAAAGTAA
- a CDS encoding T9SS type A sorting domain-containing protein codes for MINFKTLLVTSLLGTAAFAAPGLKVSGTDLQYNGKKIFFSGTNLAWSDYNSDVGASPLDENAWRKAVEGTRAAGGNAIRWWLFNNMSQSPTIDETTHLVTGPKENTIANMKKALDIAEEYGVMVSMCLFSHNLMEPNQWGLYNEKLDITANELLFEDAGTKAFIDNVLIPVVKAIGNHKALMTWEVFNEPEGMTSECSGWTTKKMALAKIQKFTNKVAAAIHTTNPELLVSTGSVNIKYQKHWNDAALIEAGGEANGTLDFFQTHYYPYWQDNSVSPFVNTAAQMATKYSYDSKPMIIGEFPASGWAGDTYRSNFAAKTEITTEECYRKAFDGGYAGALAWQYIGDKTEANFGGYSYTIDPALKAMTALAATEEASIKIKDVDISSSTGGNGMMAVTYGADNGQVEYQNKGGWDLSGATTFTWTAKNNGASTADIYLIFKLTDSWTWTETDGSCKVPAGEKVTCSIDISSFADRNKTLSITLANYASGYTGTVIYDDIKAGDLTLFDFNTDKYDAFKRGYENTEEMIPEIKIVFDENYVYGKTSISKSKLAATSKFTVNGDKIMLNTKAKGQVSVDVFGMNGRIVATLFNGVLGAGNYVFSLADMPKGQYIIRMKGIGITTTQPVIVK; via the coding sequence ATGATCAACTTCAAGACTTTGCTCGTAACATCGCTCCTCGGAACAGCAGCATTTGCAGCACCGGGACTCAAGGTGAGCGGCACAGACCTTCAGTATAACGGCAAGAAGATTTTCTTCTCGGGTACAAACCTCGCCTGGAGCGACTACAATTCCGACGTGGGTGCTTCCCCGCTGGACGAGAATGCATGGCGCAAGGCCGTGGAAGGCACGCGTGCCGCAGGCGGTAACGCTATTCGTTGGTGGCTCTTTAACAACATGAGCCAGAGCCCAACAATTGACGAAACGACGCATTTGGTCACAGGCCCGAAGGAAAATACCATCGCAAACATGAAAAAAGCTTTGGACATCGCCGAAGAATACGGCGTGATGGTCTCGATGTGCCTTTTCAGCCACAACTTGATGGAGCCGAACCAGTGGGGTCTTTACAACGAAAAGCTCGACATCACTGCTAACGAATTGCTTTTCGAAGACGCGGGCACCAAGGCTTTTATAGACAACGTTTTGATTCCGGTCGTGAAAGCCATTGGCAATCACAAAGCGCTCATGACTTGGGAAGTCTTTAACGAACCCGAGGGCATGACTAGTGAATGTAGCGGTTGGACCACAAAGAAGATGGCGCTCGCCAAAATCCAGAAGTTTACGAACAAGGTTGCAGCGGCCATCCACACGACAAACCCGGAACTTCTCGTTTCGACGGGTAGCGTGAACATCAAGTATCAGAAGCATTGGAATGACGCAGCCCTCATCGAAGCGGGTGGCGAAGCCAACGGTACGCTCGACTTTTTCCAGACGCACTATTACCCGTACTGGCAAGACAATTCCGTAAGCCCGTTCGTGAATACAGCAGCCCAGATGGCTACCAAGTATAGCTACGATTCCAAGCCGATGATCATTGGCGAATTCCCAGCAAGCGGTTGGGCTGGCGATACTTACAGATCCAATTTCGCCGCAAAGACAGAAATTACAACGGAAGAATGCTACCGCAAGGCTTTTGACGGCGGTTACGCAGGCGCTCTCGCTTGGCAGTACATCGGCGACAAGACCGAAGCGAATTTCGGTGGTTACAGCTACACGATTGATCCCGCGCTCAAGGCAATGACGGCTCTCGCCGCAACGGAAGAAGCCTCCATCAAGATCAAGGATGTGGACATTTCCAGTTCCACGGGCGGAAACGGCATGATGGCCGTGACTTACGGTGCAGACAACGGCCAGGTCGAATACCAGAACAAGGGCGGCTGGGACCTCTCCGGCGCAACAACGTTTACGTGGACCGCCAAGAACAACGGCGCATCCACCGCAGACATCTACCTGATTTTCAAGCTCACGGATTCTTGGACCTGGACCGAAACGGACGGTAGCTGCAAGGTTCCGGCAGGTGAAAAGGTCACTTGCTCCATCGACATCTCTAGCTTTGCCGACCGCAACAAGACGCTCAGCATCACGCTTGCCAACTACGCCTCCGGCTACACCGGCACGGTGATTTACGACGACATCAAGGCCGGCGATTTGACGCTCTTTGACTTCAACACTGACAAGTACGACGCCTTCAAGCGCGGTTACGAAAACACCGAAGAAATGATTCCGGAAATCAAGATCGTCTTCGATGAAAACTACGTTTACGGCAAGACTTCGATTTCCAAGAGCAAGCTCGCCGCCACGTCCAAGTTCACCGTCAACGGCGACAAGATTATGCTCAACACAAAGGCTAAGGGCCAGGTCAGCGTCGATGTGTTCGGCATGAACGGAAGAATCGTTGCCACGCTCTTTAACGGAGTGCTTGGCGCAGGCAATTACGTGTTCAGCCTCGCTGATATGCCGAAGGGCCAGTACATCATCCGTATGAAGGGTATTGGAATCACTACGACGCAGCCCGTGATTGTGAAGTAA